The Bacillota bacterium sequence AGGCCATTGCTCGGGTGGGGACCACCGGCAATTCCACTGGGCCCCACTTACACTTCGAGGTGCATATAGGCGGGCGACCGTATGATCCGCTGCAATTTTTGAAGTAACCACTTCTCATGACCGGCGGTTGCTGTGCCGCCGGTTTTTTCTTAGTTTAAGCTCGGCCAACTACCATTGTCATCCCGGGCTGTACCA is a genomic window containing:
- a CDS encoding M23 family metallopeptidase, with protein sequence AIARVGTTGNSTGPHLHFEVHIGGRPYDPLQFLK